The following proteins come from a genomic window of Megalobrama amblycephala isolate DHTTF-2021 linkage group LG1, ASM1881202v1, whole genome shotgun sequence:
- the LOC125247668 gene encoding uncharacterized protein LOC125247668: MASTKPHHRRESMEEPLTMSSFIHLREELNRLHKDFSPECNKHIDTINNLLNELEVVYLPSACSSVAGARVGRYGLAILFVGLALFVFNEEVSAFVAAAGAGMAVFGAFAFAFGRNKKTQKENLKRTIKEELKGIQDKNCSIIDVMEKICQHSVEILRNAGLSEHKAQALSEHFAYRLEKRHLIQEHDSSKVGVQMSKIVHLSGNLAEMITKVSSVPEILKEIIEDNKRRHDKPAKPTHEQINKMEKFINDIQKGISGLKNNVKEIGQIAEKITNL, encoded by the exons ATGGCTTCAACCAAACCTCATCATCGGCGAGAAAGCATGGAGGAACCGCTTACCATGTC atCCTTTATTCATCTCCGTGAGGAACTGAATAGACTCCATAAAGATTTTTCTCCTGAATGCAACAAGCATATAGATACAATAAATAATCTCTTAAATGAGTTAGAAGTAGTTTACTTACCTTCTGCTTGCAGCTCTGTAGCAGGAGCGAGGGTGGGGAGATATGGACTGGCTATCCTGTTTGTGGGATTagctttatttgtatttaatgaaGAGGTTTCTGCATTTGTTGCTGCAGCAGGGGCAGGTATGGCTGTATTTGGTGCATTTGCATTTGCTTTTGGGCGAAACAAGAAAACACAGAAGGAGAACTTGAAACGAACCATTAAAGAGGAACTAAAGGGAATTCAGGATAAAAATTGCTCTATTATTGATGTAATGGAAAAAATCTGTCAACATTCTGTGGAAATACTGAGAAATGCGGGGCTATCAGAACACAAAGCCCAGGCATTAAGTGAACATTTTGCCTACCGCCTTGAAAAAAGGCACCTCATTCAGGAACATGACAGCAGTAAAGTGGGTGTCCAGATGTCTAAAATCGTGCATTTGTCTGGAAACCTTGCAGAAATGATCACCAAGGTTAGTTCTGTGCCAGAAATCCTCAAAGAGATTATCGAAGACAACAAGAGGCGACATGACAAACCTGCTAAACCAAcacatgaacaaataaataaaatggagaAATTCATTAATGATATCCAGAAAGGAATTTCTGGGTTAAAAAACAATGTGAAAGAAATTGGTCAAATAGcagaaaaaataacaaatctttga
- the LOC125247623 gene encoding uncharacterized protein LOC125247623, whose amino-acid sequence MTSPRSHQRRGSMEEPLSMSSFIHLSEELNRLQKKFSPECHKHIETMDNLLNEFKPIYISSALSFVKGARAGGYGLAVLFVGLALSIFNEEVSIIVAAAGAGMAIAGGLRLAFGLYKKIQQETLKQKIKEELKGIQDKSCSIIDVMEKICQHAVEILRNAELSHHKAQALSEHFAYCFEKRHLIQEHDSSNVGDQMSKIRHLSGNLAEMITKLSSVPEILKEIIEDNKRRHDKPAKPTHEQINKREFRGNVDKFINEMQKGISGLKNCVKGIDKLAEQITNL is encoded by the exons ATGACTTCACCCAGATCTCATCAACGGCGAGGGAGCATGGAGGAACCACTTTCTATGTC ATCTTTTATTCATCTCAGTGAGGAACTGAATAGACTCCAGAAGAAGTTTTCTCCTGAATGCCACAAGCATATAGAGACAATGGATAATCTTTTAAATGAGTTTAAACCCATTTACATAAGTTCTGCTCTCAGCTTTGTAAAAGGAGCGAGGGCAGGGGGATATGGACTGGCTGTCCTGTTTGTGGGATTAGCTTTATCTATATTTAATGAAGAGGTTTCTATCATTGTTGCTGCAGCAGGGGCTGGTATGGCTATAGCTGGTGGATTAAGACTTGCTTTTGGGCTATACAAGAAAATACAGCAGGAGAccttaaaacaaaaaattaaagagGAACTCAAGGGAATTCAGGATAAAAGTTGCTCTATTATTGATGTAATGGAAAAAATCTGTCAACATGCTGTGGAAATACTGAGAAATGCTGAGCTATCACACCACAAAGCCCAGGCATTAAGTGAACATTTTGCCTACTGTTTTGAAAAAAGGCACCTCATTCAGGAACATGATAGTAGTAACGTGGGTGACCAGATGTCTAAAATCAGGCATTTGTCTGGAAACCTTGCAGAAATGATCACCAAGCTTAGTTCTGTGCCAGAAATCCTCAAAGAGATTATCGAAGACAACAAGAGGCGACATGACAAACCTGCTAAACCAACACATGAACAAATCAATAAAAGGGAGTTTAGGGGGAATGTAGATAAGTTCATTAATGAGATGCAGAAAGGAATTTCAGGGTTAAAAAACTGTGTGAAAGGAATCGACAAATTAGCAGAACAAATAACAAATCTTTGa